A genomic stretch from Microplitis mediator isolate UGA2020A chromosome 10, iyMicMedi2.1, whole genome shotgun sequence includes:
- the LOC130675748 gene encoding uncharacterized protein LOC130675748 isoform X1 — MCPKGEESWCSYQRAEARGELDTYSHDYSPLPSDVLKAIKPIYEGLSNENLLSRCVGGFNQNNNESFNQLVWKICPKTVNTSFTVVQIAAYVAMCIFNEGINSLLVLMNTLGLNCGPNSHRYAERMDAARIKVADKRANDNTREGRLQRRHQQINILEAAMTAEELLYGPGIDDSV, encoded by the exons atgtgtccaaaaggcgaagaatcttggtgctcttaccagcgcgctgaagcaagaggagagcttgatacctattctcacgattattctcccttaccttctgatgttttaaaagctatcaagcctatatacgaaggtcttagtaatgaaaatttactttcaagatgtgtaggtggattcaatcagaataataatgaaagctttaaccaactagtatggaaaatatgcccaaaaacggtaaatactagttttactgtcgtacaaatagctgcatacgttgctatgtgtatatttaatgagggtataaattcattattagtcttgatgaatacactaggacttaattgtgggcctaattctcatcggtatgcagaaagaatggatgctgcacgtatcaaagtagcagataagcgcgctaatgataacacccgagaaggtcgattgcaacgtaggcaccagcaaatcaatattttggaagctgctatgacggctgaagagctattatatggtccaggaatagatgactcagt atga
- the LOC130675748 gene encoding uncharacterized protein LOC130675748 isoform X2 yields MENMPKNVLMNTLGLNCGPNSHRYAERMDAARIKVADKRANDNTREGRLQRRHQQINILEAAMTAEELLYGPGIDDSV; encoded by the exons atggaaaatatgcccaaaaacg tcttgatgaatacactaggacttaattgtgggcctaattctcatcggtatgcagaaagaatggatgctgcacgtatcaaagtagcagataagcgcgctaatgataacacccgagaaggtcgattgcaacgtaggcaccagcaaatcaatattttggaagctgctatgacggctgaagagctattatatggtccaggaatagatgactcagt atga